One Vicia villosa cultivar HV-30 ecotype Madison, WI linkage group LG5, Vvil1.0, whole genome shotgun sequence genomic window, taccttgccttagaaagtagggagtattcatattatgatgtggttgaattcaagttggggagagcatTGATTATGTGCTTGTCTGGTTGGTTGAGTATGTGTTgaggaaaggaaaaagaaaaatagaaaaaaatagaaaaatagaaaaagaaaagaaaaaaaaaagagaggaaaaattttgaaaaatagtaAGACAAAAAGAGTCTGGAataaattgtgctaataagttttgtgctTGGTGTAACACTTGGTGTGAAAGAAGAAGTGAattgaaattgtattgtttgaaactttgtggaagttatATCTCCCTTAgaattaggcaagtttttgtttcaattagctttaggaatcacccctttttgttttcccgaccacattacaaccttgaaaagcccttgtgatttatGTTTTCATGTGTCAATGTGAATTTTTtgagatgaatgcataattttgtctattgtttgcaagattgttggatgagtgaaaattcttcattttgtgtttttcatctaccgatgattctttttgctaggtgtgattcatatGTGAACTtgcattgttttagaatgtttggcatAAATTTTGTATTTAGCATTGGTTTTATGATTTTATGTTATCATCGTAGTAGTGGTAAGTAGTATACTTTGTGTGTACCGTTTTtcatttgagccatacatttgtttctgtttttcaaaacttgtcaTTTCGTGATTCTTTGATTGATCGTTTTTGTCATTTCGAGTTGTTTagtcttgtttgaggacaaactttCTTTTGAGtgagtttttgtttgtttcttgtttgaggacaaacaagtttaagttggggagagtttgataagtgccaaattgtagttattttgtgtatagttttgcggcacttattttctctttttcctcaatttagactagttttagtgtatattacatatAATATGTAGCTTTTGCatttaatcgagtttttgattcatttatgtaccgactaatagtttttcatccattttgtaggtatttgagcatgtatggagcattgagtaataaagcctcaaagatgcaattttggatcaataAAGGAAGAAacatttgaagaaataaaaagtgcagactGGTGTGATTCGCCCGGCGGAGCATTTAGCTCGCCGGGCGAGTGAGGAAAATAATTGCAAAGTTTCTGCCTTGGGCCGCCTCTCGTTCGCCGGGCGGAAGAAGAAGGAGTCGCCGGGCGGAACAATTCGTTCGCCGGGCGAAAGTAGATATTTTTGCCACTTAATGACGTGGCAGAGGCTGTGTGGCCAGGAATAAAGGTCTCGccgggcggagcaattggctcgccgggcgagcgcTGCGAGACAGATTTGTGTATATagtttcatttcatttcatttttagggttatggttttgggaggcCAATTTTAGGGTTCTCTCAACTCCATCACCTCATTTCTTGTTAGATTAGGAGTAGATAACAACATTGGATCTTGCAATTGGTGGATTGGGAGTGTATTCTTCAtcaattggtgttgacaaaccaagacatgtttgctttctctttctctcttctctttgtaatttCCATTGTTGGGTTGTTTGTATGTATctcctttgaactcatgtatatttgttgatcattatgttgtataaagcttgctttcatatctTTGTGGATTATTATCTTGGATTTTTGCTTTGTTGCTATTGTGTTTGAGTCGCTATGGAGACGTAGgactctaatgcttatctaggataattttctattaacttaattgcagacatggattaggttgataatcacttagtgtcagtgcttaatgcttctgaatggtcgtgtttgtctgagagatcggcATCTACGGGAAGTTCGGAtatctcatgtgttgtttaggtggttgagagatcgtcacttagataatattgtgggtagtaTTGTTGACATGTGATAacattgataggttacaagttgagtatgttcggtcaataagtttaagtctGTGAGAACTAGATCATATTTCAGCTTGACAATTCTATTCTATTAAGGAATGAGTAGTTTTCTTGTTGATACATTTACTCTCTTATACATTTATAAAACCAAACTCAAGAACGAATTAATTGACCGAATGGCAcacatctctgtggactacgatacgatataactatATCACCCGGGAATAATATCCTACTTACTTTTGCTTGCCGCCTTACCGCCGCAACACAGGCCACTGAAGATTCTTCTGATTTCGATAAaatcatttatataaaaaatatttttgaaattcaaatagaccaagtaatattttaatatttttttaattcacaTTCACCAAgtgataattatataaaaaaaagaagtttttttacTAGTATGAAATCTTTTGTTGTTGAAATCAAATATACAGTACCTATTCCAAATCAAACACATATAATAAACCACAGACAAATAGTGTAGTAGAAAAAAAAATCGAATCACAGTCAATACAAAATCAATTACATAATGTTGAGTAATCTAAAAATCAAATCCAATGCTTGACCATAAAATCAGCTGCTAATATATTTTTAGAATAACAACACTAAAAACagcgaaaaaagaaaagaaaaagattggAAGGTTGCTAGAATTcccacaaatataaaaaaaacccaactcatgaataaaaaaaatggaacaaatttattacaaaaacaaatagacaacaaaaagaaagaaaagaagcagTACCATTGATTCCAACTCgtcaaaactcaaaaataacaTTCCCCAAAACGACACCGCATAACCACGCCTTTAAATTCTCTCAACCAatcacaacaacacaaatccccTTGTTACGCACTGGGCCCCCCTTCTCTTCTCTCTCGCATTTTCCCTCGCTTTTCAATTTCCCGagaagaaaatgagagaaattCTCCACATTCAGGGTGGGCAGTGCGGTAACCAAATCGGTGCCAAATTCTGGGAAGTCATCTGCAACGAACACGGCATTGATCATACCGGGAAATACAGCGGCGATTCCGATCTTCAGCTTGAACGCATCAATGTCTATTACAATGAGTCCGGTAGCGGAAGGTACGTCCCACGCGCCGTCCTCATGGATCTTGAACCTGGAACAATGGATTCGCTTCGATCTGGACCGTTCGGGCAGATCTTCCGACCTGATAACTTCGTTTTCGGACAGTCTGGTGCCGGTAATAACTGGGCGAAAGGTCATTACACTGAGGGAGCTGAACTTATCGATTCCGTTTTGGATGTTGTGAGAAAAGAGGCCGAGAATTGCGATTGTTTGCAGGGTATCAAATTATCTATATCCATAATTCAATATCtatttcaattcaatttttaaTTGAAATGATCTTCAATTGTGATGTGTGAACAGGATTTCAAGTGTGTCATTCATTGGGAGGTGGAACGGGTTCTGGAATGGGAACGCTTCTTATTTCGAAGATTAGAGAAGAGTATCCCGATCGAATGATGTTGACGTTTTCTGTTTTCCCTTCACCTAAGGTATCTGATACTGTTGTGGAACCTTACAATGCCACACTTTCTGTGCATCAGCTCGTCGAAAATGCTGATGAATGCATGGTTTTGGACAATGAGGCTCTTTATGATATATGCTTCCGTACATTGAAGCTCGCGAATCCAACTTGTAAATTCTTATTCCTTTCTCTGTTTGAATTTTTGCATTTTATGATTTCGTTGTAATTTTTGTGGTTTTTACTATTAGATGATTTGATTAGATAATGATTGGCAAACAGGAGAAAACATAGTTTATTTGACATCTTTTGTAGGCAGGGTagataacttttgaagatatGCAATTGATATCAGAGCCATCTcaaattttttgagtttttgtgtAGTATAGGAAAAATTTATTTGTGCCAAAATAAATAGAAGCCTTATTTAGCAATGTAACTGTTACAATATTTTATGAGAATCCTATTTAACTACGGTTTAACTGTGACGAATTCTGGACTCTGTGCGATGATCCGTCTTGCATGCTTTAAAAATCTGTCATGTTTGGTACCATTGAAAAGTtaacataaaaaagaaaaaagcaaaGTAGATAGTTCTTTCTGTGTTATTCACGTGCCATTGACTATTTTACGGTTGATGATGCAGGTTTgttatttctgctattttttatCGTCGGTCTTGTCATTATTAGCTAGCGATAAAGTGTTGTGTTAGTTAATAATTGCTATAGTGATGTAgctaatttttaaatttacaatTTAAAAATTAGGATTATAATCATCATTATGGTGTGAGGATTGTAGTGGGTTTAATTAGGCCTTGTATGATCTATGGTTGTTGAAATTCTGTAATCATTTGGTTTTTGAATCTCTTTTTGCATATGGTGTATTACCATTTTAGTTCCCACTttaaatttttggtattttttgttGCAGTTGGTGACCTTAACCACCTCATTTCTGCTACCATGAGTGGAGTTACATGTTGTCTGCGT contains:
- the LOC131603084 gene encoding tubulin beta chain-like, with protein sequence MREILHIQGGQCGNQIGAKFWEVICNEHGIDHTGKYSGDSDLQLERINVYYNESGSGRYVPRAVLMDLEPGTMDSLRSGPFGQIFRPDNFVFGQSGAGNNWAKGHYTEGAELIDSVLDVVRKEAENCDCLQGFQVCHSLGGGTGSGMGTLLISKIREEYPDRMMLTFSVFPSPKVSDTVVEPYNATLSVHQLVENADECMVLDNEALYDICFRTLKLANPTFGDLNHLISATMSGVTCCLRFPGQLNSDLRKLAVNLIPFPRLHFFMVGFAPLTSRGSQQYRNLSVPELTQQMWDAKNMMCAADPRNGRYLTASAMFRGKMSTKEVDEQMINVQNKNSSYFVEWIPNNVKSSVCDIPPTGLKMASTFVGNSTSIQEMFRRVSEQFTAMFRRKAFLHWYTGEGMDEMEFTEAESNMNDLVAEYQQYQDATADEEEYEEDEEEA